The following proteins are co-located in the Chryseobacterium daecheongense genome:
- a CDS encoding DNA translocase FtsK, with amino-acid sequence MDKKTQTKQQDMSEKGKILSKPRIFFGLTFILFSVVLIFSFISYLMNWKADQSQAGTMLDKSIQSSNIFGKVGDWLGNIFIFESIGVASFIIAFLFLVFGTLILKKKIFKPWKTIGHSLFFICWVPIFMGAVTKGQGVLGGVYGYQIMDSLNAIIGTVGLWLVLASSIALYFILEFNLRPSSIKAKLNNINENTIGKVKSMMPSSDENFEADEELEEEALDNHPNISVTDMSEPVKQQEPVKVPKGFPEVPVSTNLETITTPNHTSFEDDDNAKPINLNLNTKPGLPVSTPEQAFDLTPSTPSQENIKFNVEIAPVIDVLDDTEKQSQELVEKHGLYDHKLDLAKFQMPPVELLKDYGNEEISINKEELEENKNKIVGLLKNFNVGIAEIKATIGPTVTLYEIVPEAGIRVSAIKKLQDDIALNLSALGIRIIAPMPGKGTIGIEVPRKNPTMVSMRSVIASHKFQNTDMDLPVVFGKTISNEIFMADLSKMPHLLMAGATGQGKSVGINAILTSLLYKKHPSELKFVMVDPKKVELSLYSKIERHYLAKLPDTDDAIITDTNKVINTLNSLCIEMDNRYDLLKNAFCKNLKEYNKKFAERKLNPENGHRYLPYIVLVVDEFADLIMTAGKEVELPIARLAQLARAVGIHLIVATQRPSVNVITGMIKANFPARAAFRVISSVDSRTILDSTGADQLIGKGDMLYFNGNEILRLQCAFVDTPEVERIAEFIGEQKGYASAFLLPEYVSEDATSSVGSFDPNEKDALFEEAARIIVSTQQGSTSMLQRQLKLGYNRAGRIMDQLEASGIVGGFNGAKAREVIISDLHSLEQFLEDLRK; translated from the coding sequence ATGGACAAAAAGACACAAACAAAGCAGCAAGACATGTCTGAAAAAGGCAAAATTCTATCGAAACCCCGTATATTTTTCGGGCTTACTTTTATACTTTTTTCTGTCGTACTTATATTTTCATTCATTTCATATTTAATGAACTGGAAGGCAGATCAAAGCCAGGCAGGAACCATGCTTGATAAAAGCATACAATCCTCTAATATTTTTGGTAAAGTTGGAGATTGGCTCGGGAATATTTTCATTTTTGAAAGTATTGGCGTAGCTTCTTTTATTATAGCATTCCTTTTCCTTGTTTTCGGAACTTTAATTTTAAAAAAGAAAATTTTCAAACCTTGGAAAACAATAGGTCATTCGTTGTTTTTTATCTGCTGGGTTCCTATTTTCATGGGAGCTGTTACAAAAGGACAAGGTGTTTTGGGAGGCGTTTATGGCTACCAGATTATGGATTCGCTTAATGCAATCATAGGAACTGTTGGTCTTTGGTTGGTACTGGCCTCAAGTATAGCTTTATATTTTATCCTTGAGTTTAACTTACGTCCGAGTTCCATCAAAGCAAAACTTAATAATATTAATGAAAATACGATCGGAAAGGTAAAATCCATGATGCCTAGTTCTGACGAAAACTTTGAGGCTGATGAAGAGCTGGAAGAAGAAGCACTCGACAATCATCCTAATATTTCGGTTACGGATATGAGTGAGCCTGTGAAACAACAGGAACCGGTAAAGGTACCTAAAGGTTTTCCTGAGGTCCCGGTATCTACAAACCTGGAAACCATTACTACTCCTAATCATACTTCATTTGAAGATGATGACAATGCTAAGCCGATCAACCTTAATCTTAATACCAAACCAGGTCTTCCGGTTTCAACTCCGGAACAGGCCTTTGATCTTACACCATCTACTCCATCGCAGGAAAATATTAAGTTCAATGTTGAAATTGCTCCTGTAATTGATGTTTTAGATGACACAGAAAAGCAATCTCAGGAACTGGTAGAAAAACATGGTCTGTATGATCACAAATTAGATCTGGCCAAGTTTCAAATGCCTCCGGTGGAATTACTAAAAGATTATGGTAATGAGGAGATTTCCATCAATAAAGAAGAATTAGAAGAGAATAAAAATAAGATTGTTGGTCTTTTAAAGAACTTTAATGTAGGTATTGCTGAAATTAAGGCAACCATCGGACCCACAGTAACCTTATATGAAATTGTTCCTGAAGCAGGAATCAGGGTATCCGCCATTAAAAAACTACAGGATGATATTGCGCTGAATCTTTCAGCGCTGGGGATCAGAATCATTGCACCTATGCCTGGAAAAGGAACCATTGGAATTGAAGTTCCAAGAAAGAATCCTACCATGGTTTCTATGCGCTCTGTAATCGCTTCGCACAAATTTCAGAATACAGACATGGATCTACCTGTCGTTTTTGGAAAAACCATTTCCAACGAGATCTTCATGGCAGATTTATCAAAAATGCCACACTTACTGATGGCAGGTGCAACCGGCCAGGGTAAATCAGTAGGTATTAATGCAATTCTTACTTCTCTCTTATACAAAAAACATCCAAGCGAACTGAAATTCGTAATGGTTGATCCTAAAAAAGTGGAACTTTCTTTATATTCAAAAATTGAAAGACATTATTTAGCAAAACTTCCGGATACGGATGATGCCATCATAACGGATACCAATAAGGTAATCAATACACTGAATTCTCTTTGTATTGAAATGGATAACAGATATGACTTACTTAAAAATGCATTTTGTAAGAATTTAAAAGAGTACAATAAAAAATTCGCTGAAAGAAAATTAAATCCTGAAAACGGACACCGTTACTTACCATACATCGTTCTGGTGGTTGACGAATTTGCCGATTTAATTATGACAGCAGGTAAAGAAGTAGAATTACCGATAGCAAGACTGGCACAGCTGGCAAGAGCAGTAGGAATTCACCTCATTGTTGCTACCCAAAGACCTTCCGTAAATGTAATTACAGGGATGATCAAAGCAAACTTCCCTGCAAGAGCAGCATTCAGGGTAATTTCAAGTGTAGATTCAAGAACAATTCTTGATTCTACCGGTGCTGATCAGCTGATTGGTAAGGGGGATATGCTTTACTTTAATGGAAATGAAATTCTTCGACTGCAATGTGCCTTTGTAGATACGCCTGAAGTAGAAAGAATTGCAGAATTTATTGGCGAGCAAAAAGGATATGCTTCTGCGTTTCTTCTTCCTGAATACGTTTCTGAAGATGCAACAAGTTCAGTAGGTTCTTTCGATCCTAACGAAAAAGATGCACTGTTTGAAGAAGCAGCCAGAATTATTGTTTCTACTCAGCAGGGATCTACTTCCATGCTTCAGAGACAACTTAAATTAGGATATAACAGAGCGGGAAGAATTATGGACCAGCTGGAGGCTAGTGGTATTGTAGGAGGCTTTAATGGCGCAAAGGCAAGGGAAGTTATTATTAGCGACCTTCATTCTTTGGAACAGTTTTTGGAAGATTTGCGTAAATAA
- a CDS encoding cysteine hydrolase family protein: protein MKNIFKKMLTICIVFVTLSSAKAQQNNMTMENTALLIIDVQNDYFPGGKMVLEGAETAGKNTSKVLEYFRKNNLPVIHIKHIATNEGADFFLPDTKGAEIHNLVLPKGNEKVIIKHFPNSFRETELLAYLKEHNIKNLIITGMMTDVCVESTTRAAFDLGFNNTIVRDATATKNRELDGEIIKAADIQKSFLAGISALGNLYSRIISTEDLLESK, encoded by the coding sequence ATGAAAAACATATTCAAAAAGATGCTGACGATATGTATAGTATTCGTTACACTTTCGTCTGCAAAAGCACAACAAAATAACATGACAATGGAAAACACCGCATTATTAATCATCGATGTACAAAACGATTATTTTCCCGGAGGAAAAATGGTTTTAGAAGGGGCAGAAACTGCAGGTAAAAATACCAGTAAGGTGTTGGAATATTTTAGGAAAAATAATCTGCCAGTCATTCATATTAAACATATAGCAACCAATGAAGGAGCTGATTTTTTCCTTCCGGATACAAAGGGTGCTGAAATTCATAACCTGGTTTTACCAAAAGGGAATGAGAAAGTAATCATCAAACATTTTCCAAATAGCTTCAGAGAAACAGAACTTCTTGCCTATTTAAAAGAGCATAATATTAAAAATTTAATTATCACCGGAATGATGACCGATGTATGTGTGGAATCTACTACAAGAGCAGCTTTTGATCTGGGTTTTAATAATACGATTGTGAGGGATGCAACGGCAACAAAGAACAGGGAGCTGGATGGAGAAATTATAAAAGCAGCAGATATTCAGAAATCTTTTTTGGCGGGTATTTCTGCACTAGGAAATTTATACAGCAGAATCATAAGTACAGAGGATTTGCTGGAAAGTAAATAA
- a CDS encoding Crp/Fnr family transcriptional regulator: protein MSDLLYHYIKQYVDFSEDEFKRFSESFNKVQFQKNDFALKEGNYCLFEGFVTSGCFKVYYLNEKGVEQTLYFAVEGWWITDIDSMINRVPSILNIQALENSEVLMVLKENKEHLYKTIPWVEKLFRIMNQRSSVALQRRILSLTGKTADQRYVEFLEKYPGLEQKITQQQVASYLGITHEFLSKIRKKINLQK, encoded by the coding sequence ATGTCTGACCTACTTTATCATTACATCAAACAATATGTCGATTTTTCTGAGGATGAATTTAAAAGATTTTCCGAATCTTTTAATAAAGTTCAATTTCAGAAAAATGATTTTGCACTGAAAGAGGGAAATTACTGTCTTTTTGAAGGGTTTGTTACAAGCGGCTGTTTTAAAGTGTACTATCTCAACGAAAAAGGGGTGGAGCAAACATTGTATTTTGCAGTGGAAGGATGGTGGATTACGGATATAGATAGTATGATCAATCGTGTTCCCAGTATCTTAAATATTCAAGCGTTGGAAAATAGTGAAGTTCTTATGGTTTTAAAAGAAAATAAAGAACATCTTTACAAAACCATTCCCTGGGTAGAGAAGCTTTTCAGAATCATGAATCAAAGGTCTTCCGTGGCACTACAGAGAAGGATTCTTTCTTTGACCGGTAAGACGGCAGATCAGCGATATGTTGAATTTCTTGAAAAATATCCTGGTCTCGAACAGAAAATTACACAGCAACAGGTCGCATCATATCTTGGTATCACCCATGAATTTTTAAGTAAAATAAGGAAAAAAATAAACCTCCAAAAATAG